The Apium graveolens cultivar Ventura chromosome 3, ASM990537v1, whole genome shotgun sequence sequence TGACACGCACACACAGGCCGAGAGTCTTTCGGTAAACAGTCTCTTTATTATTCAAAATGAGGGCAAAACTGCGTACATCTTACCTTTTCTCAGACCCTGCTTTAAACGAAATATATCGGGTTTGTTTGGTTTGATTTGATACATGAAAACAGTTCTTagtaatttaaaaatatataattattttttcaaaatttgcCCGATATCCCGCTAAAGAAAAATTTCTCGATACTCCCTCGGTTCGTTTAGGAGGGAGCAGTATATTAAATCACATGTTGAAACAGTCTAACGAGTTTGTTGTATGTCATCATCTATAAGTCTATGCTATTAAGAAATCATGCCGTCAACCTTATTGTCTCCGCCTCTGCTACTACATTCAGTCGAATATCTGATTCGATTCTCAGCTTTAAAACGTGGATTCTATTTTTTTATGTGCTAATTAAAAAATTCAATCTATTCTAAATTTGTAAACTAAATAAATCTCAAGTCCATTGATCAAATACAAGCAACGCGATTAATCGGAAAGTTTGCCTCAATTTTACTCGAACAAAAGCCAATCAAGGAGTACTACTGACAAGGAATTTTAATCCATAACAACATAGCGGGAACTCATCGAGTTACAAGAACAAACTTACGAACGTAATACAATTATTCTTTGAACATGTAGCAAATTATTAAATTCTAATAGCAAAGTGGGGGAATAGCTAAAATAACACTGTTCTCAGGCccaaaaaaaatcataacataAACAGCACTCCAACAAAAACAATCGATTTATGCGGTTGCATTTTTCTTCTTCTCCAGTTTATCAAGAGACCGCTTTTTAAGTCCACTGAGTTGTCTTTCCCACACTTTCTTAGAGAACTCTCCTCTTTTATCTTCATAAAAGTGGCCACCTCCAAGGGAATGTACTAAACTCATCTGATGATCATACATTCTCCTTGATTCAGGATCGGAGAGAGTATCGTATGCTTCTCGTATTTCCACGAACCTTCGAGTCGATTCAACTCGATTCGAGGGAGGACAAACATCAGGATGAAACTCCAGAGCCTTGCTTCTGTATGCTTTCTTGATTTCTTCAAACCCTATATTGTCTTCTGAGCTTAAAGAAAGTACTTCATAATAGTTGGCTTTCATTTCTTTCACTCTGCATGAAATTTTTGTACTCACCTTGCACCAACTGCCACTTTTCATGGATTTTGGCATGCAAGGAAGTGTAACAGTTTTGAGATTTGCATTAAGATGTAAAGAAACTTCCATAGTTTTGTGTTTACAGAGAATTGTAAGAGAAATGTTGCAGAGATAAATGAGAGTTTGTGTAATATATAGGAGATTAAAATAGAACAAAGTTAAGAAGTACTGTGAATTGGAATAGATTTGATATCAACCAATAGGAGAAGAATACACAAGACAAAACAAAATTAGGTTAACGCGGTTTAAGTTAGACCCTGAATATTTGAATGTAAAATTGGCACAAGTCGTTGTCTTTTGGTGTTTAAAAGGAAAATACGAGGTACGTACGTAGCTAAACATAAATTAATCTGTTTGGTAAGACCGCACGTATGCGTACATATACAGCGTTTCCACAGCGTTATCTCTATCATTTCTCCCCTTTTCTTTGAATAAAGAAACTTAAATTGCCACTAGCTAAAGAGAATCTCCGAAGATGGACGAATGAATAACTTCGTTAAAATGTCGTGAAAATCATATTAAACAAAAATATTCGACAATACTAAGACGTGGTATGTTTCACCAATATTCTGAATCCATTTACTTTTTACGTAGCTAACATTGATTTTTCAGTAAGTTATCACTCAATTCTCGAAAAGAAAATAGTGGTTAGTATCACTCAGTTTTAGTCATATACATTTTTTGGAAGTTAATTAAATTATCACAAATCAAGCGACACCtacaaaaataattaatattaaataaacaatatattaaaataaagCAATAATTTTTTCAGCCAA is a genomic window containing:
- the LOC141714313 gene encoding chaperone protein dnaJ 20, chloroplastic-like; this translates as MEVSLHLNANLKTVTLPCMPKSMKSGSWCKVSTKISCRVKEMKANYYEVLSLSSEDNIGFEEIKKAYRSKALEFHPDVCPPSNRVESTRRFVEIREAYDTLSDPESRRMYDHQMSLVHSLGGGHFYEDKRGEFSKKVWERQLSGLKKRSLDKLEKKKNATA